A portion of the Cellulophaga algicola DSM 14237 genome contains these proteins:
- a CDS encoding outer membrane protein assembly factor BamD has translation MFRKMRPFLSLLVLTLILSSCSEYQKVLKKDDVKAKYDMAEKFYEAKDYKRANRLLEQITPKYIGKPQGERVMFFLADSYYQIKDYNTAGYQFERFLKSYPKSDKAQESGFLVAKSYYMLSPDYSLDQTDTDKALQKLQTFINTFPESEFMPEANQMAKDLTQKKELKAIEIGKQFTKLGEYYTLDFSISAAAAMDNFILDFPGSIYKEDALFYKMKALSNLALNSTEQKKKERLQEAKTAYNTLKKNFPETQFEKDANNMMEKVEKELQNYSK, from the coding sequence ATGTTTAGAAAAATGCGACCTTTTTTAAGTCTCTTAGTTTTAACGCTTATCCTTAGTTCTTGTAGTGAGTACCAAAAAGTACTAAAGAAAGATGATGTTAAAGCAAAGTATGACATGGCTGAAAAGTTTTATGAAGCCAAAGATTACAAGCGTGCTAACAGGTTGTTAGAACAAATTACACCTAAGTATATAGGTAAGCCTCAAGGAGAACGTGTAATGTTTTTCTTAGCAGATTCTTATTATCAGATTAAAGATTATAATACAGCAGGATATCAATTTGAGCGATTTTTAAAATCGTATCCTAAGAGTGATAAAGCTCAGGAGTCAGGTTTCTTAGTAGCAAAGAGTTATTATATGCTATCGCCAGATTATTCTTTAGATCAAACAGATACGGATAAGGCACTACAAAAGCTTCAAACATTTATCAATACTTTTCCTGAATCAGAATTTATGCCAGAGGCAAACCAAATGGCTAAAGATCTTACTCAGAAAAAAGAGCTTAAGGCTATTGAGATTGGTAAACAGTTTACAAAGCTAGGAGAATACTATACTTTAGATTTCTCAATTTCTGCAGCAGCAGCCATGGATAACTTTATTTTAGATTTTCCTGGATCAATTTACAAGGAAGATGCACTATTTTATAAGATGAAAGCGTTATCTAATTTAGCATTGAATAGTACAGAACAAAAAAAGAAAGAACGTTTACAAGAAGCTAAAACGGCTTACAACACATTAAAAAAGAATTTTCCTGAAACGCAATTTGAAAAAGATGCGAATAACATGATGGAGAAGGTTGAAAAAGAATTACAAAATTATTCCAAATAA
- the porD gene encoding type IX secretion system protein PorD → MRNFLFVLIVLLLPMYGGAQELNAVVTVNSDQVGQTNQQVFKTLERSLNDFVNKTKWTNRTYKEIERLNARMFITVTEYQNNKFSASIQLQSSRPVFNTSYDSPTFNYKDNQLNFEYTEFQPLVFNENVYNSNLVSVVAYYVYIMLGIDADTFELEGGTDFYRKAQNIVTQAQGSSAAGWSQDASERTRFELADNLLSNTFKEYRVAMYNYHRKGLDILADNNSTGKQVISGTMRLLETLVKRRPNAFLIQTFFDAKSEEIKNVFSDGPKVDIVQLKETLARIAPLYSSTWNSITY, encoded by the coding sequence ATGCGTAATTTTCTTTTTGTATTAATAGTTTTACTTCTTCCAATGTATGGTGGGGCTCAGGAATTGAATGCTGTAGTGACCGTGAATTCTGATCAGGTAGGGCAAACAAATCAGCAAGTATTTAAAACTCTAGAGCGTTCTCTTAACGATTTTGTGAATAAAACAAAATGGACGAATAGGACTTATAAAGAAATAGAACGCTTAAATGCGCGTATGTTTATTACTGTAACCGAATACCAGAATAATAAATTCAGTGCAAGTATTCAGTTGCAATCTTCAAGACCTGTTTTTAATACCTCTTACGATAGCCCTACGTTTAATTATAAGGACAATCAATTAAATTTTGAATACACAGAATTTCAGCCCTTAGTATTTAATGAAAATGTTTATAACTCTAATTTAGTTAGTGTCGTAGCTTACTATGTGTATATTATGTTAGGGATAGATGCAGATACTTTTGAATTAGAAGGCGGAACAGATTTTTACAGAAAAGCACAGAATATCGTAACACAAGCACAAGGAAGTAGTGCAGCTGGGTGGAGTCAAGATGCTAGTGAACGTACTCGTTTTGAATTAGCAGATAATTTGTTGTCTAATACTTTTAAAGAGTATAGAGTGGCTATGTATAACTACCATAGAAAAGGTTTAGATATTTTAGCAGATAATAATAGTACAGGAAAGCAAGTTATTTCGGGAACTATGCGTTTATTAGAAACATTAGTAAAGCGCAGGCCAAATGCATTTCTAATCCAGACTTTTTTTGATGCTAAATCAGAAGAAATTAAAAATGTTTTTTCAGATGGTCCTAAAGTAGATATTGTTCAGCTAAAAGAGACCCTCGCTAGAATTGCTCCATTATATTCAAGTACTTGGAATTCAATAACCTACTAA
- a CDS encoding DNA-directed RNA polymerase subunit omega, with protein MNMNDLKNSKAPVSTVTINKNEFDAPTGNIYEAISIASKRAVQINSEIKKELLEKLEEFATYSDSLEEVFENKEQIEVSKFYEKLPKPHALAVTEWLDDKIYYRNTEKDLK; from the coding sequence ATGAACATGAACGATTTAAAAAATTCAAAAGCTCCTGTTTCTACAGTGACTATCAATAAGAATGAATTTGATGCTCCTACAGGAAACATATACGAAGCAATCTCAATAGCTTCTAAAAGAGCTGTTCAGATTAACTCTGAAATAAAAAAAGAGTTATTAGAAAAATTAGAAGAATTTGCAACTTACAGCGATAGCTTAGAAGAAGTTTTTGAAAACAAAGAGCAAATAGAAGTTTCTAAATTCTACGAGAAATTACCTAAGCCACATGCTTTAGCAGTTACAGAGTGGTTAGATGATAAAATTTATTACAGAAATACAGAGAAAGACTTAAAGTAA
- a CDS encoding 5'-nucleotidase: MLTQISGKQIQISDTIKITDSIEQFVAPYRDRINEVLDSTLAYAPKTIAKNDGALNTTAGNLMADAVLELAGPIFKTRTGSTLDFVLLNHGGIRSIISAGNVSARTAYEIMPFENTIVVVGLKGDAVLEMVNYLINSKKPHPIAGLQIILNKDDSINVIKIQGLPFDESKTYYVATSDYLVNGGDRMDFFKKNVTFTETDYRIRNLMIDYFSKKDTIAPIIDDRFIKLDY; encoded by the coding sequence GTGTTAACTCAAATTTCAGGCAAACAAATACAAATCTCAGATACTATTAAAATTACAGATAGTATTGAACAGTTTGTAGCTCCATATAGAGATCGTATTAATGAAGTTTTAGACAGCACCTTAGCATATGCTCCGAAAACAATTGCTAAAAATGATGGTGCTTTAAATACTACCGCTGGAAATTTAATGGCAGATGCTGTTTTAGAGCTAGCAGGACCAATTTTCAAAACTAGAACAGGAAGCACTTTAGATTTTGTTTTATTAAATCATGGTGGAATTAGAAGTATTATTTCAGCAGGGAATGTTTCTGCTAGAACAGCGTATGAAATTATGCCTTTTGAAAATACGATTGTTGTTGTAGGCTTAAAAGGTGATGCGGTTCTTGAAATGGTTAACTATCTAATCAATTCTAAAAAACCACACCCTATTGCAGGCTTACAAATTATATTAAATAAAGATGACAGCATCAATGTTATCAAAATTCAAGGCCTACCTTTTGATGAAAGTAAAACCTATTACGTTGCAACCTCTGATTATTTGGTAAATGGTGGAGATCGTATGGATTTCTTCAAAAAGAACGTAACGTTCACAGAAACAGATTACAGAATAAGAAATTTAATGATTGATTATTTCTCCAAAAAAGATACTATAGCGCCAATCATCGATGACAGATTTATAAAATTAGACTACTAA
- a CDS encoding DUF6913 domain-containing protein, whose protein sequence is MFLKALKQKLKQKSARKYMKQLLSIPLECTKKGHGIASVGCIVDLDKFEDVNLFYQLVDEFKLRPNSVKIIGYKSFYDKNSPYSTPIFSDKDLGWKGTIENGYALEFFSREYDLLLNYYSEEQLLLQLMSLKTKARIRVGFGTVDHKLNDLILQTPISDFRLFKNELKKYLKIFKEIE, encoded by the coding sequence ATGTTTTTAAAAGCTTTAAAACAAAAATTAAAACAAAAATCTGCTAGAAAGTACATGAAGCAGCTGTTGTCAATTCCTTTGGAGTGCACTAAAAAAGGACACGGGATAGCTTCTGTAGGATGTATAGTAGATTTAGATAAGTTTGAGGATGTAAATTTGTTTTATCAGTTGGTAGATGAATTTAAACTAAGACCTAATTCGGTTAAAATTATTGGGTATAAAAGTTTTTACGATAAAAATTCGCCGTATTCAACGCCTATTTTTTCTGATAAAGATTTAGGATGGAAAGGGACGATTGAAAATGGTTATGCATTAGAATTTTTTAGTAGAGAATATGATCTTTTGCTTAATTATTATTCAGAGGAACAGCTTTTATTGCAGTTAATGTCATTAAAAACTAAGGCAAGAATACGTGTAGGTTTTGGTACTGTTGATCATAAATTAAATGATCTCATATTACAAACACCTATTTCAGATTTTAGATTGTTTAAAAACGAATTAAAAAAATACCTTAAAATATTTAAGGAAATAGAATAG
- the recN gene encoding DNA repair protein RecN: protein MLNSLSIQNYALIDTLNVTFNNGFTIITGETGAGKSILLGGLGLVLGKRADLSSLRDETKKCIIEAAFDVEKYHLKDFFIDKDLDFEEKTIIRREILPSGKSRAFVNDSPVTLDVLSSLGDRLIDIHSQHQTLQLADNDFQLKVIDALAGNGTFLIEFNKGLLSYQKTQRELKKLIVFQENATKEYDYNSHLLKELEVAPLKAGILEELEEQYEQLNNVEIIEEHLSKGHSLLNDEQIGIVTLLTELKLASSKLAAFGQQFIGLNERINSVFIEVDDISSELQTLQENSEANPEVLEQVNTKLQLLYNLFKKHSVGTIEELIDIKEKLAESVSAADSVESDIKSKEKELQTKESTLDDLALKIRKKRNKVIPELQKQLLESLAQLGMPSATFKIEINPSPIFNASGKDELLFLFAANKGSNYGDLKKVASGGELSRIMLTIKSILAKYEQLPTMMFDEIDTGVSGEISGKMGDIMKAMSANMQVFSITHLPQVASKGIHHFKVYKEEEGMVTHTRMKKLSTEERVRELAEMLGGKDISASALAHAKQLLG from the coding sequence TTGCTGAACTCACTATCAATACAGAATTACGCCTTAATAGATACGCTAAATGTGACTTTTAATAATGGGTTTACCATTATTACAGGGGAGACAGGTGCTGGTAAGTCTATTCTATTAGGAGGTTTAGGACTTGTTTTAGGAAAAAGAGCTGATTTAAGCTCGCTTCGTGATGAAACAAAGAAGTGTATCATAGAAGCCGCTTTTGATGTTGAAAAGTATCATTTGAAAGATTTTTTTATAGATAAAGATCTTGATTTTGAAGAAAAAACAATTATCAGAAGAGAAATTTTGCCAAGTGGTAAATCTAGAGCATTTGTTAATGATTCTCCTGTTACTTTAGATGTTTTATCAAGTCTAGGAGATAGGCTTATAGATATTCACTCTCAGCATCAAACTTTACAATTAGCAGACAATGACTTTCAATTAAAGGTGATTGATGCACTTGCAGGGAATGGTACTTTTTTAATTGAATTTAATAAAGGTTTATTATCATATCAAAAAACACAACGAGAATTAAAGAAGCTAATTGTATTTCAAGAAAATGCAACCAAAGAATATGATTATAACAGTCACCTCTTAAAAGAATTAGAAGTTGCGCCTTTAAAAGCAGGAATTCTAGAAGAGTTAGAAGAGCAATATGAGCAATTAAATAATGTTGAAATTATTGAAGAGCATTTGTCTAAAGGGCATTCATTACTGAATGATGAACAAATAGGAATCGTAACTTTATTGACAGAATTAAAATTAGCCTCAAGTAAATTAGCTGCTTTTGGACAGCAATTTATAGGTTTGAACGAACGTATAAATTCTGTTTTTATAGAAGTAGATGATATTTCATCAGAATTACAAACACTTCAAGAAAATTCTGAAGCCAACCCAGAAGTATTAGAACAAGTAAATACAAAACTTCAATTGCTATACAACTTGTTTAAAAAACATAGTGTAGGAACCATAGAAGAACTGATTGATATTAAAGAAAAATTAGCTGAAAGTGTAAGTGCTGCAGATAGTGTAGAATCAGATATTAAATCAAAGGAGAAAGAACTTCAAACGAAAGAGAGTACTTTAGATGATCTTGCTTTAAAGATTAGGAAAAAAAGAAATAAAGTAATTCCAGAATTGCAAAAGCAGCTTTTAGAAAGCCTGGCGCAATTAGGAATGCCTAGTGCTACATTTAAAATTGAAATTAATCCTTCTCCAATATTTAATGCATCGGGGAAAGATGAGCTGCTATTTTTATTTGCAGCAAATAAAGGGTCTAACTATGGCGATCTTAAAAAAGTGGCATCTGGAGGAGAACTATCTAGAATAATGCTAACGATTAAATCTATTTTAGCGAAATACGAACAATTACCTACTATGATGTTCGATGAAATAGATACCGGAGTTTCAGGTGAAATTTCTGGAAAAATGGGAGATATCATGAAAGCCATGAGTGCTAATATGCAAGTGTTTTCTATTACCCATTTACCACAAGTAGCTTCTAAAGGAATACATCACTTTAAGGTGTATAAAGAGGAAGAAGGTATGGTTACGCACACTAGAATGAAAAAATTATCTACCGAAGAGCGTGTTAGAGAATTGGCAGAAATGTTAGGCGGCAAAGATATTTCAGCATCTGCATTAGCTCATGCCAAACAATTATTGGGATAG
- the dapA gene encoding 4-hydroxy-tetrahydrodipicolinate synthase, with translation MKNLFGTGVALITPFNEDFSIDVTGLQRVVEFCINGGVDYLVVLGTTAETATLTAEEKQLVIQTVVKTNAGRLPLVLGVGGNNTYAVVEELKTADLSDFEAILSVSPYYNRPTQEGIYQHFKAIAKASPKPIIVYNVPGRTGSNMTAATTLRLAHDFDTIVAIKEACGDMSQINEIILGKPEGFLVISGDDSTALPTVLAGGAGVISVIGQGLPTEFSKMIRLGLEGKVGDAYELHHQMELGMSLIFEEGNPAGIKSIFETLQICSAVVRLPLVEATKELKQKISKFLSTLTKVSA, from the coding sequence ATGAAGAATTTGTTTGGCACAGGAGTAGCGTTAATTACTCCCTTTAATGAAGATTTTTCTATCGATGTAACAGGCTTACAACGTGTGGTAGAATTTTGTATAAACGGAGGTGTTGATTATTTGGTGGTTTTAGGAACAACTGCAGAAACGGCTACACTAACTGCGGAGGAAAAACAATTAGTAATCCAGACGGTTGTTAAAACTAATGCGGGTAGATTGCCATTAGTTTTAGGTGTTGGGGGTAATAACACTTATGCTGTTGTAGAAGAATTAAAAACTGCAGATTTGTCAGATTTTGAGGCTATTCTTTCGGTTTCGCCATATTATAATAGGCCAACGCAAGAGGGTATTTATCAGCATTTTAAAGCAATTGCTAAAGCCTCTCCAAAGCCAATCATAGTGTATAATGTTCCAGGAAGAACAGGTAGTAATATGACCGCAGCAACAACACTTCGTTTAGCGCATGATTTTGATACCATTGTAGCGATAAAGGAAGCATGTGGAGATATGTCTCAAATTAATGAAATTATTCTAGGAAAGCCTGAAGGTTTTTTAGTAATTTCTGGAGACGATAGTACAGCATTACCTACCGTGTTAGCCGGTGGGGCAGGGGTAATTTCTGTCATAGGGCAAGGTTTACCAACGGAATTTTCTAAAATGATTAGACTAGGGTTAGAAGGTAAGGTTGGTGATGCTTATGAATTACATCATCAAATGGAACTAGGAATGAGTCTTATCTTTGAAGAAGGTAACCCAGCAGGGATTAAATCTATTTTTGAAACTTTGCAGATTTGTAGTGCAGTAGTTCGTTTGCCTTTAGTAGAAGCAACAAAAGAATTAAAGCAAAAAATTAGTAAATTTTTAAGTACTTTGACCAAAGTATCTGCTTAA
- the coaBC gene encoding bifunctional phosphopantothenoylcysteine decarboxylase/phosphopantothenate--cysteine ligase CoaBC produces the protein MLGGKNILLGITGGIAAYKTTFLVRLLIKAGANVNVILTDSASSFVSPLTLSTLSKNPVLSSFVNQIDGSLSWNNHVELGLWADYMIIAPATANTLSKMANGTCDNLLLAAYLSAKCPVFFAPAMDLDMYVHPSSKASFKKLTSYGNIMIPATSGELASGLHGEGRMAEPDAIVDFIKNYIIKGLPLQGKKVLITAGPTYEAIDPVRFIGNHSSGLMGFEIAKAAANLGAEVILVSGPSHLNVSHDLIQLTRVVSAEEMYTEVFKHFATADIAIAAAAVADYRPKTVAEQKIKKKAEDITITLVKNKDILFSMGQEKKHQFLVGFALETENEIENAKGKLERKNLDAIVLNSLNDSGAGFGKKTNKISFIDKNSTIKAFELKTKADVAKDIMNEIMNRLHA, from the coding sequence ATGTTAGGCGGAAAAAACATCCTTTTAGGGATTACCGGAGGTATAGCCGCTTATAAAACTACTTTTTTAGTCCGTTTACTTATAAAAGCTGGTGCTAATGTCAATGTTATTTTGACAGATAGTGCCAGCTCTTTTGTTTCTCCCCTTACGCTTTCTACGTTATCTAAAAATCCAGTATTATCTTCTTTTGTTAATCAAATAGATGGTAGCTTGTCATGGAATAATCATGTAGAATTAGGGTTGTGGGCAGATTATATGATTATTGCGCCAGCCACAGCAAATACACTTTCTAAGATGGCTAATGGCACTTGCGATAATTTGCTTTTAGCAGCTTATTTGTCTGCAAAATGTCCTGTTTTTTTCGCTCCTGCGATGGATTTAGATATGTATGTGCATCCCTCTTCCAAAGCATCTTTTAAGAAATTAACCTCCTATGGTAATATCATGATTCCGGCTACTTCTGGAGAATTAGCAAGTGGTTTGCATGGAGAAGGTAGGATGGCGGAACCTGATGCAATTGTAGATTTTATAAAGAATTATATCATCAAGGGCTTGCCACTACAAGGAAAGAAAGTCTTGATTACGGCAGGGCCAACTTATGAGGCAATAGATCCTGTTCGTTTCATAGGAAATCACTCTTCGGGACTTATGGGTTTTGAAATTGCAAAAGCTGCCGCAAATTTAGGAGCAGAGGTTATTCTAGTTTCTGGCCCTTCCCATTTAAATGTAAGTCATGATTTAATTCAGTTAACTCGTGTTGTATCTGCAGAAGAAATGTATACCGAGGTCTTTAAGCATTTTGCAACTGCAGATATTGCTATTGCAGCAGCAGCAGTGGCAGATTACAGGCCTAAAACAGTAGCCGAACAAAAGATTAAAAAGAAAGCAGAAGATATAACCATAACCCTAGTAAAAAATAAAGATATTTTGTTTTCAATGGGGCAAGAAAAGAAACATCAGTTTTTAGTAGGCTTTGCATTGGAAACGGAAAATGAAATTGAAAATGCCAAAGGAAAATTAGAGCGTAAGAATTTAGATGCGATTGTACTTAACTCTTTAAATGATTCTGGTGCTGGTTTCGGAAAGAAAACAAATAAAATATCTTTTATAGATAAGAATTCTACGATTAAAGCGTTTGAACTAAAAACCAAGGCAGACGTTGCTAAGGATATTATGAATGAAATAATGAATAGGTTGCATGCGTAA